The following coding sequences lie in one Pontibacter sp. G13 genomic window:
- a CDS encoding ImmA/IrrE family metallo-endopeptidase, with protein MTDLELKKSLLSCPGDTIQEHIDTIGMSQAELAERLGRSVPKLNELIKGKAPISKETATKLGYVLGIPASFWLNLERIYQDELLEIEQLEHLESCKEWVSGFPLSAMKTLGIIPDTRDKAEIAKSLLAFFRVASPAQWSSIYEGKSVAFKIELRYTTEPQAISVWLRLGELQAAQLQVADFDKKALRDQLSTFKEIAFSHSEDWLDQLQSRCASCGLALVYTPSIAKAPIYGASRWIRSNSLPLIQISDRQKDYNAFWFTFFHELAHILYHGKKDVFIEGLASIQPDPVKEKEADSFAARMLLSEKARGALALQDEFTAEWVQAFSQTFRQHPGIIVGQIQRMHPQLYKNYQLNRLKPKVAFKQVTL; from the coding sequence ATGACAGATTTAGAATTGAAGAAATCACTGCTTTCGTGCCCGGGAGATACCATTCAAGAACATATCGATACCATCGGGATGTCTCAAGCTGAATTAGCTGAGCGGTTGGGAAGATCTGTCCCCAAACTCAATGAGTTGATCAAGGGAAAGGCTCCTATCTCCAAGGAAACCGCCACCAAATTGGGATATGTGTTAGGTATTCCGGCGAGCTTTTGGCTGAATCTGGAACGTATCTACCAAGACGAATTGCTGGAGATCGAACAGTTGGAGCATTTGGAATCGTGCAAGGAATGGGTATCGGGCTTTCCCTTATCTGCCATGAAAACACTCGGAATTATCCCGGATACACGAGACAAGGCCGAAATTGCCAAGTCTCTTTTGGCGTTTTTCAGGGTCGCCTCCCCAGCCCAATGGTCTAGCATCTATGAGGGAAAATCGGTTGCATTCAAGATCGAATTGCGCTATACCACTGAACCGCAAGCCATATCTGTTTGGTTGAGATTGGGGGAGTTGCAGGCGGCTCAATTACAGGTAGCCGACTTTGATAAAAAGGCTTTGCGCGATCAGTTGAGCACCTTCAAGGAAATTGCCTTTTCCCATTCAGAAGATTGGTTGGATCAATTGCAATCCCGCTGTGCATCCTGTGGGTTGGCATTGGTCTACACCCCTTCCATTGCCAAAGCGCCGATCTATGGTGCCAGTCGATGGATTCGGAGCAATAGTCTTCCGCTTATTCAGATTTCAGATCGGCAAAAAGACTATAACGCCTTTTGGTTTACCTTCTTCCATGAATTGGCCCATATCCTCTATCATGGTAAAAAAGATGTATTCATCGAGGGACTAGCCAGTATTCAGCCAGATCCTGTGAAGGAAAAGGAAGCCGACTCCTTCGCTGCACGGATGTTGCTTTCCGAAAAAGCACGTGGAGCATTGGCCCTTCAAGATGAGTTCACTGCTGAATGGGTTCAAGCTTTCAGTCAGACCTTCCGACAACATCCGGGGATCATCGTCGGGCAGATTCAGCGAATGCACCCCCAACTGTACAAAAATTACCAACTGAATCGACTGAAGCCCAAAGTGGCATTCAAGCAGGTAACCTTGTAG
- a CDS encoding type II toxin-antitoxin system RelE/ParE family toxin encodes MKLSYKTNKLEKSLTTDKGLAKAYGKLAKKIKQRRIELESADSLAVIATMPALRLHPYKGNEEVWSIDIQQNWRMLFTIDQHPIPKLEDGGVDLTAITIIKIESVTDPH; translated from the coding sequence ATGAAATTATCGTACAAAACGAATAAACTTGAGAAGTCATTGACCACCGACAAGGGCTTGGCAAAAGCCTATGGTAAACTGGCAAAAAAAATCAAGCAACGAAGAATAGAGCTTGAAAGCGCCGATAGTTTGGCCGTGATAGCAACCATGCCAGCACTTCGGTTACACCCGTACAAAGGGAATGAAGAAGTATGGTCAATTGACATCCAACAAAACTGGCGAATGCTGTTCACCATAGATCAACATCCAATACCCAAATTAGAAGACGGTGGAGTAGATTTAACAGCTATTACAATCATAAAAATTGAGTCTGTGACGGACCCTCACTGA